A genomic segment from Xiphophorus maculatus strain JP 163 A chromosome 6, X_maculatus-5.0-male, whole genome shotgun sequence encodes:
- the LOC102222116 gene encoding rho guanine nucleotide exchange factor 18-like has product MDETEGQRVKSFADESALLAEPINPEDSHYAELQADLESDSCGLEAESWSSAVDQNYLMSLNKEAVKRQDVIYELIQTEMNHVRTLKILLHIYMYELKQFHVIVWLEKLFPGLEVLLSLHHFFLNSLKSRQFESADEDNRNNYCITQLADILINQFSGSLGKQMTEGYGYFCSHHSEAVNFYKKQMQNNKKLQILIRKIDQLPLVRRLTIPECFLLVTQRITKYPVLLERIIQNTDADTEEHRQLEKALELIKHTISQVNTKVSECEKTARVREIIRRLEQKSQVKLKDGRWFRREDLLQGNKTLLHEGPLIWKSSGKQKEIHAVLLSDMLLLLQEKDQKLVFAAMDSKPPVIYLQRVIVREVAQEERGMYVICTWPSGSPEMYELYTSSKEECKTWMDLIRDVVESCRDNEVHREIITKLHMYQDKLQKRDELIKKSLEKKQDIFAELYNDVVGQKTPHGGLLLRGDASDLQQGEALLSGAIEEVEKLQNLLFMTIKHPDTPEGETETQQSVRRAETFKGSLDNLVAKSMKYEDAAEKAQRRYSSCDHLLKNMSISEDLEKSTDDDESGSHPKLLCGSACSGFPETAVLDSLRLLAQKLYSLQAVIAQQDSRIELQKLFESKSKLPVRSNTDTLLEKEKERNLEKQKEELAKLHKQQVQHQAEQQHWEKEREKQQVLIDSQNAELQQREEECRKTEEKLKEKELELRQIRETYQQDLERLRETTQKLERDREVVNRDKERLEKMKAKLANHYDDPTRTPALSTFSSFRSSIVNGAGTLTPVPSALVFTGNSPDPAETPPRVPPRSTSIRMSRQMLPVQLMSTTNQVQKPVEVQQKIPRKLAAEPKGKEKIKSKHSHKRAHSAANIDVTQVVPIRVTGKNGGSLKAQISTSPKRVLSSDTFRPPASGPNVKPSQSFITPKWNNVSSHPPPSPPPFPTGIRTTEQDNVIVL; this is encoded by the exons ATGGATGAGACTGAAGGCCAGCGGGTGAAGTCTTTCGCTGATGAATCTGCCTTATTGGCCGAGCCAATCAACCCAGAAG ACTCCCATTATGCCGAGCTGCAAGCTGATCTGGAGAGCGACTCCTGCGGTCTGGAGGCGGAGTCCTGGAGCTCGGCTGTGGACCAGAACTACCTGATGTCTCTGAACAAAGAGGCTGTTAAAAGGCAGGATGTCATCTATG AGTTGATCCAGACTGAGATGAACCATGTGCGAACCTTGAAAATCCTTCTCCACATCTACATGTACGAGCTGAAGCAGTTCCACGTTATTGTCTGGCTGGAGAAGCTCTTCCCCGGCCTGGAGGTTCTGCTCAGCCTCCACCATTTCTTCCTCAACTCCCTCAAATCCCGACAATTTGAGAGTGCGGATGAGGACAATCGAAATAACTACTGCATCACACAGCTGGCGGATATCCTCATCAATCAG TTTTCAGGTAGTCTGGGAAAACAGATGACGGAGGGTTATGGCTACTTTTGCAGCCATCACAGCGAAGCTGTCAACTTCTACAAGAAGCAAATGCAGAACAACAAGAAGCTGCAAATTTTGATAAGA aaaattGATCAGCTGCCTCTGGTGCGAAGATTAACAATTCCTGAATGTTTCTTGCTGGTGACTCAACGCATCACAAAATATCCGGTTCTGTTGGAGAGAATCATCCAGAATACAGACG CTGACACAGAAGAGCACAGGCAGCTGGAGAAAGCTCTGGAGCTGATCAAGCACACCATCTCCCAGGTGAACACCAAGGTTAGTGAATGTGAGAAGACCGCTCGCGTCAGAGAGATCATCCGTCGACTGGAACAAAAGTCTCAGGTCAAGCTGAAAGATGGCCGCTGGTTCCGTAGAGAGGACCTGCTGCAGGGCAACAAGACGCTGCTGCATGAAGGACCCCTTATCTGGAAGTCGTCCGGTAAACAAAAAG AAATCCATGCTGTGCTGCTGTCAGATATGCTCCTTCTGCTACAAGAAAAAGATCAGAAGCTTGTATTTGCTGCCATG GATAGCAAACCGCCAGTGATCTACCTGCAGAGAGTGATTGTCAGGGAAGTGGCCCAGGAGGAAAGAGGCATGTATGTCATCTGTACGTGGCCCTCCGGCTCGCCAGAAATGTACGAGCTCTACACAAGCTCCAAAGAGGAGTGCAAAACCTGGATGGACCTCATACGTGACGTTGTAGAAAG ttgcAGAGACAATGAAGTGCACAGAGAAattatcactaaactgcacatgTATCAAG ATAAGCTGCAGAAAAGAGACGAGCTGATAAAGAAAAGTCTGGAGAAGAAACAGGATATTTTTGCTGAACTTTATAATGATGTGGTGGGTCAGAAAACCCCTCACGGCGGGCTGCTGCTGCGAGGTGATGCTTCTGACCTCCAGCAGGGGGAGGCCTTGTTGAGTGGGGCCATTGAAGAGG tgGAAAAGTTGCAGAACCTTCTCTTTATGACGATTAAGCATCCAGACACTCCTGAGGGGGAAACTGAGACACAGCAAAGTGTCAGGAGGGCAGAAACCTTTAAAGGCTCTCTGGATAATCTGGTGGCTAAAAGCATGaaat ACGAAGATGCAGCTGAGAAGGCGCAACGCAGGTACAGCAGCTGTGACCATCTTCTCAAGAACATGTCGATCTCTGAAGACCTGGAGAAGTCT ACTGATGACGATGAAAGTGGATCCCACCCAAAGCTGCTCTGTGGTTCAGCCTGCAGTGGTTTCCCTGAGACAGCG GTGCTTGATAGCCTTCGGTTGCTGGCGCAGAAGCTCTACAGCTTACAG GCCGTCATCGCCCAGCAGGACAGCAGGATCGAACTGCAGAAGCTCTTCGAGTCAAAGAGCAAGCTGCCCGTCCGCAGCAACACCGACACGCTGCTTGAGAAGGAGAAAGAGCGCAACTTGGAGAAGCAGAAAGAGGAGCTGGCTAAGCTGCACAAGCAGCAGGTCCAGCATCAAGCGGAGCAGCAGCACtgggagaaggagagagagaagcagcaggTGCTGATTGACAGTCAGAACGCCGAGCTGCAGCAGCGGGAAGAGGAGTGCAGGAAGACGGAGgagaaactaaaagaaaaagagctggaGCTGAGGCAGATTCGGGAGACGTACCAACAGGACCTGGAGAGACTGAGGGAGACCACACAGAAACTGGAGAGGGACCGGGAGGTGGTTAATCGGGACAAGGAACGTTTGGAAAAGATGAAGGCAAAGCTTGCCAACCATTATGACGATCCGACACGG ACTCCGGCGCTCTCCACTTTCTCATCATTCAGGAGCAGCATAGTAAACGGAGCAGGGACTCTGACCCCAGTTCCCAGTGCGCTGGTCTTTACTGGTAACTCTCCTGACCCGGCAGAAACTCCTCCTCGGGTTCCGCCCCGGAGCACCAGCATCAGAATGAGCAGACAGATGCTGCCTGTTCAGTTGATGAGCACCACCAACCAGGTGCAGAAACCTGTGGAGGTGCAGCAGAAGATTCCCAGGAAGCTGGCGGCCGAACCCAAAGGGAAGGAGAAAATCAAGTCAAAGCATTCTCATAAAAGAGCCCATAGTGCAG ccAATATAGACGTAACCCAGGTGGTCCCGATCCGGGTGACGGGGAAAAACGGAGGCAGTCTAAAAGCCCAAATAAGCACAAGTCCAAAAAGAGTCTTAAGTTCAG ATACCTTCAGGCCACCAGCATCTGGCCCAAACGTGAAGCCGTCTCAGTCGTTCATCACACCGAAGTGGAACAACGTCAGTTCTCATCCGCCGCCGTCGCCTCCTCCCTTCCCGACAGGCATACGTACGACAGAACAAGATAATGTTATCGTTCTTTAA